In the Hemitrygon akajei chromosome 7, sHemAka1.3, whole genome shotgun sequence genome, one interval contains:
- the LOC140730090 gene encoding protein FAM163B-like, producing the protein MTAGTVVITGGILATIILLCIIIVLCYCRLQYYCCKREEWDGDEEEPDFAVHPHLPATYYNYSAGNGFHFGSVAYPQDHFQSRPFCSNCKPLFYVHQIEEIRNGGENMSYTSVSEEDLEMLTNPQELPLGRVKMARDTFSRSRSISTDV; encoded by the exons ATGACAGCCGGGACTGTAGTCATCACTGGAGGAATATTGGCTACGATTATCCTTCTCTGTATAATAATCGTGTTGTGTTATTGCCGCCTGCAG taTTATTGCTGTAAGCGAGAGGaatgggatggagatgaggaggagcctGATTTTGCAGTCCACCCACATCTGCCAGCTACCTACTACAACTACAGTGCTGGAAATGGATTTCACTTTGGCTCTGTAGCCTACCCCCAAGATCACTTCCAGTCCAGACCTTTCTGTTCCAACTGCAAGCCACTCTTCTATGTACATCAGATTGAAGAGATTCGGAATGGGGGTGAGAACATGAGCTACACctctgtcagtgaggaggatttAGAAATGCTGACGAATCCCCAGGAACTGCCCCTAGGCAGGGTCAAGATGGCCAGAGACACTTTTAGTAGAAGTCGAAGTATCAGCACTGATGTGTAA